From the Helicoverpa zea isolate HzStark_Cry1AcR chromosome 27, ilHelZeax1.1, whole genome shotgun sequence genome, the window atgctgctGGCTAAGGCTAGTTAATGAATGAATCacctttttttttcaacgatgtcaaaaatcatcaaatgacccctcccgctgtgggttaacagcagtgagggagtgtcagactcttactgaccaaaaaccgtcgtaggccttttatgtaccagggccgcggtaactatttcgaacaatcccgcagcccatttCGAACAATCAAGGACCTGGAGCGTTGCTGTTTTTCAATACTTTACTTACAttgacaattaattaatttgatactAGAAGAAcatgaaaataataagtagTTTTCAATGACGCCACCTTTTACCCACGCATACTATATAGCTGCGATAATTCAAAGGTTAAAATCTCAAGAACTCAATATCATTTTTGGACGTTTTCTGATTAAATATTGACATTGCATTTGGAAACCATTTGACGAAGATACATTGAAAATGGTCAACCTTACCCACTTTAAAGGTAATTCTGTCACCATTTCTCCTGCGTACGGAACCTGCAGTAGTGAGCAGCATCGTCCTGCGAAGCCTCCGCGCGTAGGGCGGGCGGGTGAGGGCGCCGTGAGGGCGGGCGGCGCATAAATAGGGCGGCGTGCCGAGAGCCGGCACAGTCCGCGACGCGCCGCGGCCTCACTGACACTGCTGTGTTTACTGGTAAAGTACTCATTAGTTATTCATTACGATTCATTTATTAGTgtgtaggttttatttaaaattatgacaAGTAACTATAATCAGCGAGCTCCTTAGTGTGGTAAAATATTAAAGTCAGTTATTTACGTAGGCAATTTATTAATTACGTCAATGAattcaataaaatgtaaaataggcAATTGGAAAAAGATtgcgataaataaaaatacaagatacatattttatataatataataaattagaaTACAGACTGTTCGCCatttagataatttattaacattgtATCTTTAAATGACGATGTTATgatataatacataattaaaacttttaataacgAAACTGGTGAGATAACTTGATGTAATTCTTATCGTACGGTTACTTGTAAGTATATCATTAACTCTTTATAAGAACTCGATATCGAAGTCTTAGaacataaatatatgtatttaaaaactatgaaataattacataacGCAAAAATTAGAAGTTCCGTACGAACATTGCCATCAaacgcgttgatgtcttttgtttGCGACGAACAACGGCGCGGAGATTGTTCAGAAATAACAGCTATCAGAAAATTAATACAGTGTGAAATATtcatttcagaaaaaaaacattttgaatgattgtaaataatttttaaatgaattatttgtaaatattattaaaatcggGTGATTCATTTTTGAAATATCATAGTTTAAgtcattatttaataaaaaaaccgaGTAACAGAATATCAGTAATTGTTAAGCAATAGGTCGGATGTTACAGGACAAATGGCTAATAAagcaaatgttttaatttagaaGTATTACATTCGTGTCAGTTAGGGTGCTATCAAATTtcgttttatatgtattttatttgagtGCGGTCGCGGGCACagggtgcggggtgcggggtgcggggtgcggggtgcggggtgcggggtgcggggtgcggggtgcggggtacggggtgcggggtgcggggtgcgggggGATAGCAATCTCGCAAGTAATCTACAGTAAGTCTACCCTAATTGGCAAAATGTATGCGTAGTTTAGTgtgttttgataaaattatacagaACGGTTCTAACAAAAATGTAATTCCTGCACTTTGGTGGTTGCCAATAAGATAATGCTAATACATTTAGGTGTTATAATAGTTATGATGTCTGTCACTTATCACTTAGTTCTATAATTCTATCTATTATGGCCTACGGCGATGTTACGCACTAGTAATGACGTACAGCGTGACAGACAGACTGACGGCGTCCCTCGCGGCGCTCTGTAATGTAGTTAGCTAGTTCTCTGATTGCGAGTAAGCATATcattatgtatgtaagtactGAACATTCCTAAATTGGAGGTATGACATATAAACTCATTGTGAAATGGAATACGATACGGACATTCAAGtctacataaaaaaagaaatgaaaaatcTGCCGCTTGCTATGTTATGTCATAAGTGATGGTGAGCATTTCCACTCAAACTTTTACATGCCAATTAATTTATTCAGATTTTGATTTCCCATATAGTACTCATGTATCCTTGATCCGTTTGAATAGACTCCTTAGGTAATCTGAGTAGGTCAAGGTTTTTCAGTTTTGACAAGTAAAAGGGATGAGATTTGTCATTCCGAAAGACAAGTTACGCAAGCTCGATTATTGGGATTCGCATTTCCTTTGAGCAATTTATACAGTTGCCAACAGATATCTGTATCTGTAACAACACCGAGCGCACACGGGTACCGTGTGCCGACCCGCATTCATCGAGTCGAGTTAGCAAGCATTTTATaggaaaacattattattttaatttaaataggatggtgttatatttacaaaatatattacagGGTTTTGacgtctttaaaaaataaaataggtttttcTTTAGCACAAGTTAAAcgttttgttttctattttttttcctgaaatattttcattaatatatagACTGCTGTAGAAgtactttgtaagtttattttggactaaaaatgtttaaaataatcaaTGAACAATTGGTTAATATTACGCATTCCTTCATTGTCGGACGGAAAAAGGCTGACGATAATGGTTAAATATATGATTTGAGATTCCAAAAGTTAGTAGGTATATGTCTCGTAGAAAACAATGAGGGTACGATAACGCTAAGTAAACCTTTCATTTACTTAGTAacaaactatatatttaaccgCCGCCCACGTACCAATAACCCACTGATTGCGCCTCTGCCGTTACGTGGGCAGCGGACAGCATGGCCATGGGCAACTAATCACTCGGACACTTATAAATACTGGTGCCGGACACGCGCCGGACGCCCCCCGGCCGGACGCTAGAAAAAACATGCTTCCGGCGAAAAAACAGCACAGCCTCCGGATATTGTCGCTTCCGTCGAGCGGAGGCTGTATACCGACCGACACCTCAATGAGATTACGATACGGACGTGACGACAGAGCGGGACGGAGATATGCGCGGTGTAGCGCGCCGTCTCGCTCTACAAATACTAGCTTTAATTCTTAATCGATCCGTGATTATATTTTACGGGGAGACATTGAAAAATAACAACTGTGGTGGATGAATATCACAGAGACTTGGTAAAATCAGATAAATGAAAATAGGTACCAATTATATGATAATTAAATACTCGTACAAtggccaatatttttttaggacaaaataaatatacttatctCTAGAATTACCTACAATTAAATAAGGATAACAGCTGATTATAATATGTTTGTATAAAATCCCtgattaacattaaaataataaacacaaaattataaaataaatgaaaaacataacATATAAAGTTCTGCAAGGCATACGCCTTCTAACTGCGGAGGTGATCGTTATCAAAACACcaaatgttttaatattcatgTGTTCTAACAAAGTTGTGTTATCCCCCCCCCTCACCCCGCTACACTAACTGGCAGGTAATCAGAGTTAGAGTTGTAGCGGCGTGTGGCGTGTAGTGTGTGTAGTTGTGTAGTGCGTGTAATTGGACAATTACGACACGCACCGCGGATTAGCATCACATTATATTCACGTGTACCTGTTGGTTTAGTGGTCGCTTCACGTGGTTCTGCGAACCAGGTGCtaggttcgattcctgggtgaAGAGTTTCACTTTAAGATTAGAGGCCTCTTTATGTATATAAAGGATATAAACTGGAGTTGAGATATCTCTCAGCATGCGTACAAGATgacagaaataaataactttaaagtCAAAGTCACAAGTTTTTACTTCAAATACGTCTTTGCAGGTACTTCGCCGTGCCGTCAGTAATCTTAGTGATCGGTTACAGAACCAACCACAGCGTTGTTATTCTGAAGCAAGTTGCTTCATAAATAGACAACAACTTAGAGGAATTGTTAGTCTGAATCTGCTaagaatattttacttaattttggtcAGTATATTATTTCATGACGGTTTTGATTGCAGTAACTGAGTTTTTTATTGTACAatagttcaatattttttccgTCTTACAAATCTTATCACGATGATTACAAACAcaatacaaaagttttttttttcatgtagtGCAGCCCATAACTTCTTGAATTGTGGTTTGACGTCAACTGTATAATATGAAGGCTAGGTCTACGCCGTAGTCCGCTACGACCTAGCCTACTACGCCGTAGTCCTAGCCTACTACGCCGTAGTCGTAGTCTACTACGCCGTAGTATTGTAACGTGTACTATTATGACAGGTGTAGGAGTGTACGTGGCTGTGCCTGTGTGCTATGTGTGTGCGCGCGCGTGCGTGTGTGTGCGCGTGCGCGTGCGCGCTGCTGATCGCGCTCGCTCTCGCCGAACACGACAAGCGCGCTGAGAGTATGTATACAGCCTTGAGTCActacattaataaatattacataaaatattatttacttgagtTTCTTCAACTTCTAAAATATGATTCTCTCAGTATATTGGAGCAGCCATGACTTATGGTGAACCCTGCCATGATGACTTTGACCTATTTTAATCTGAAGTTGTGAGAACATACATTGCTGATGATCATGATGGCTTGTATGTGGTTACAAGCTTGAGTCTTGTACGCTGTTGAGTGAGTTATGATTACAACGtacatatgtgtgtgtgtagtgtCTCCGATGCCGTTCCTGATGGCGACGCGCTACGGACGCAGCTCGCCGCCCGCCAGGCACCTCGCGCCCCGGAACGAcaggtacacacacacactcacacttCTTGTCTTAATACCTATTCTATATTGTTTACTGTCCGTCCTTTCAGTTTAACAAGTTCATATTAATTGGGGTGTCCGTGTATCGACAGTAACACGTGGGGctcccaaaaaaaaactggtgtcGAAGCAATATGCTACTAAGGAAAGCTATTGTGGATTGTGGAGCTTCGACGAGTCTTGACAGGTGTTAAGTTGTGTTAGCCTATGGTACATGAGATACTTTAAATCGGCAGTGCATTGAGTAAATTGGGATCCATCTACCTAGCTTAGGCAGATGCAGGTGagtgcccatctgacctcctcaacccagttacccgggcaacccaataaccctaTGATTCATAGtgatattgtttaatttttgagTAATGTCACACAGGTTCTTCATGAGCACGCGGTACGGCAAACGGTCGGAGTCACTGAGCGCGGGCGTGCGCGGGGGTGAGGCAGGGCTGGCAGGCGGCGCGGGGGGTGCAGGAGGGGCGGGGAGGCTGCTGTGCGAGTACACCGGCGTGTTCCCGCTGTACCGCTGTCGGCACAAGCCCGCGTACCGCAAGTGAGTCACCACTGGTGATAGAACTAGGGAGACTCTTGAAAGAACTAAGTTTTCaacaaataaacgatttttatcTTTAAATAACTACCAGCTTTAATCATTAGTACTGGGTACTTGCTTGTTTAGCCATTACTGCCAAAGATTTCTCCAATAGAATGCCAACATTTTTGGCAGATCACGACGTGCTGTTCATGGGAATGGCAAATGTCTCAGTCATATTAATCAATTGTTCTGGTGTAAAATTCAGTCCCTTCTACTTTCTACTTCTACTTTTAATTTTCTCCTACATCCATAAAAACCCTATTTCCCTTCTATAAAAGTAAGCTATAATTTAAGTAAGCTGTTCTTTTGGTGCAGGAGGAGTGCGGAGGTGCTCGGCGACCAGGAGGAGGAGTAATCCTCCGCTAGACAAGCAGGCCGCGCGACCGACAGCCGCGACCGACGACCGACACGAGCGATGCAGCCCTAACATATGCCCAATACATTatattgtgaatatttcaaCATGAATCTAATTCAAACACATCttattaatagttttatatttaaacatatACCTGTCAATTATACACACTCACACACGCGTGATGTGTGAGTGTGTGCGTGGCGCCGGAGCGCTGTCCACATATACATACTGAATAGTTACATTTGTACGTATTTATATATGTAGCGTAGGAACTGGTAACATTGCAGGCACTTGTTTTGTAACATATAAACACGTAAATACatgaatatttagaaaatatgaaaaaaaaggtTAATAAGACAAGTGTCTGTACATTTAGGTAATGTTATAATAAGTAGTGTCTGCGACGTGTTACGGCTGGGGACACGTCGCCCGACACCCCCTCGCCCCGCCGCGACCTGCACACAtatacacaaacacacacacacacacacacacacacacacacacacacacacatatacatacatacattcacactgaaaaaaaaagactaaattgtcttataccatttgatgtatttttttacacataCTTTTGTAATGCAACACAAATTGCATCTACGACTATTATCGCATGAGCCTCTTATGGTTGGTATAGAGAGCTCTTTGATGAAGCCTTCAAAAAAGTAGATAACCTAGTCACacgatttatattgttttgcgACATGATAACTATGAAAATACACGAAACAAACTAAAGTTCAAAATAGACATCGCAGCGAGATACTTGGCAAACTAATGACTTTATAATCCGTCAACAATACGCCATTACTATTGAGATGCAAATAACTCTCATCTCGCTAACTATTGTCTCAACAGTTAGTGTAACCTTCCGCGTCACGCCGCCCACAGGAACTTTACTGAAGAGTAAGTTACACAACTTAACTACATGTAGATCATAATAATTGCACTTCAG encodes:
- the LOC124643536 gene encoding uncharacterized protein LOC124643536, producing MCVRARACVCACACALLIALALAEHDKRAEMSPMPFLMATRYGRSSPPARHLAPRNDRFFMSTRYGKRSESLSAGVRGGEAGLAGGAGGAGGAGRLLCEYTGVFPLYRCRHKPAYRKRSAEVLGDQEEE